The following are encoded in a window of Psychrobacter sp. P11F6 genomic DNA:
- the purM gene encoding phosphoribosylformylglycinamidine cyclo-ligase, translated as MSNKPSLSYKDAGVDIDAGDALVQRIKSVAKATSRPEVVGGLGGFGALCRIPTGYTSPLLVSGTDGVGTKLKLALQLNRHDTIGIDLVAMCVNDLLVCGAEPLFFLDYYATGKLDIDVAATVVTGIGEGCKLSNCALIGGETAEMPGMYQDDDYDLAGFCVGVVEEAEVITGENVAEGDVLIALASSGAHSNGYSLVRKVIEVSGIDVTTSDEQLDGQPIQDALMAPTRIYVKAIKALQDTLGSSALHAMSHITGGGLTDNLPRVLPENLAASIDTTSWQFSELFTWLQTQGNIEQSEMYRTFNCGVGFVIVVPKDKADAAIQTLNDAGEKAWQLGEMVKREADAVVYR; from the coding sequence ATGAGTAACAAGCCTTCTTTAAGCTACAAAGATGCTGGTGTTGATATTGATGCTGGCGATGCGTTGGTACAACGTATTAAATCAGTGGCAAAAGCCACCTCTCGTCCTGAGGTTGTGGGCGGACTTGGCGGCTTTGGAGCGCTTTGTCGTATACCAACTGGTTACACCTCTCCTCTACTCGTGTCGGGCACTGACGGCGTCGGTACTAAGCTCAAGTTGGCATTACAGCTGAATCGTCATGACACTATCGGCATTGATTTAGTCGCCATGTGCGTCAACGATTTATTGGTTTGCGGTGCTGAGCCATTATTTTTCTTAGACTATTATGCAACTGGTAAGCTTGATATTGATGTAGCAGCGACTGTGGTCACAGGTATTGGTGAAGGCTGTAAGCTATCAAACTGTGCTTTGATCGGCGGCGAAACCGCTGAGATGCCAGGTATGTATCAAGACGACGATTATGACTTGGCTGGATTTTGTGTCGGTGTGGTCGAAGAAGCGGAAGTCATCACTGGCGAAAACGTCGCAGAAGGCGATGTATTGATCGCTCTTGCCTCAAGTGGCGCACACTCAAACGGTTATTCATTGGTGCGTAAAGTCATCGAAGTCAGCGGCATTGATGTGACTACTAGCGATGAGCAACTAGATGGTCAACCTATCCAAGACGCGTTAATGGCTCCTACTCGCATCTATGTTAAAGCGATTAAAGCGCTACAAGATACTCTTGGTAGCTCAGCGCTGCATGCAATGTCACATATCACTGGTGGCGGCTTAACCGATAATTTACCACGTGTATTACCAGAGAATTTAGCTGCTAGCATTGATACGACTAGCTGGCAGTTCTCAGAGCTATTCACTTGGTTACAAACTCAAGGAAATATTGAACAAAGCGAGATGTACCGCACTTTCAACTGCGGCGTTGGTTTCGTCATTGTTGTACCTAAAGATAAAGCAGATGCGGCTATTCAAACTTTGAACGATGCTGGTGAAAAAGCTTGGCAATTAGGCGAAATGGTGAAGCGTGAAGCGGACGCCGTGGTGTACCGTTAA
- a CDS encoding NAD-dependent succinate-semialdehyde dehydrogenase — protein MADITTINPATGEAIKEYDYMSNDEVNKIVESSHQAFTEWRKTSHKARAKVINSIGETLLKYKEELSKLMTEERGKLYSQSLQEIDLCKAICDYTVEKGVAALADDERDIEGLKKGIVTYQPIGVIYGMQPWNFPAYQVFRYTIANLMAGNSILLKHASNVTGSGLLIEKIFHESELPNDLFRTILIDHDQSEALIGHDKVRGVTLTGSDGAGSIVGQQAAKAIKKVVLELGSNDAFIVLEDADLELAVETCTQARLINNGETCVAAKRFIVVDSLYDDFRKRIVEKFADAKSGDPMDDASDLGPLARKDLQEKLHEQVEDSVAKGATIAVGGQLPEGKGSFYPATILENVEKGQPAYDDELFGPVASLIRAKDQDDALRIANDSRYGLGGAIFSKDEDKAIRLAREEFDTGMVYINGYGLANPALPFGGVKNSGHGREHGGFGIKEFVNIKGLHVHKSQ, from the coding sequence ATGGCAGATATTACTACTATAAACCCAGCAACGGGTGAAGCGATTAAAGAATACGATTACATGAGTAATGATGAGGTGAACAAGATTGTTGAATCCTCGCACCAAGCATTTACTGAGTGGCGTAAAACCAGCCATAAAGCGCGCGCAAAAGTCATCAATTCCATCGGTGAGACATTGCTCAAGTACAAAGAAGAGTTGTCTAAACTCATGACTGAGGAGCGTGGTAAGCTCTATAGCCAGAGTTTACAAGAAATAGATTTGTGTAAGGCAATTTGTGACTATACCGTAGAAAAAGGGGTGGCTGCACTTGCTGATGATGAGCGTGATATCGAAGGCTTGAAAAAAGGTATTGTGACTTACCAGCCTATCGGTGTCATCTATGGCATGCAGCCATGGAATTTTCCTGCTTATCAAGTGTTCCGTTATACCATTGCGAATCTGATGGCGGGTAATAGTATCTTACTCAAGCACGCATCAAACGTGACTGGCTCAGGGTTATTGATTGAAAAAATATTTCATGAGTCAGAGTTACCAAACGATTTGTTCCGTACGATCTTAATCGATCACGACCAATCAGAAGCGTTAATCGGTCATGACAAAGTGCGCGGTGTTACACTCACAGGTAGTGATGGCGCTGGTAGTATCGTTGGTCAGCAAGCAGCGAAAGCTATCAAAAAAGTAGTATTGGAATTAGGTTCTAACGATGCATTTATTGTTTTAGAAGATGCGGATTTAGAACTAGCAGTAGAAACCTGTACCCAAGCGCGTCTCATTAATAACGGTGAAACTTGTGTCGCCGCTAAGCGCTTTATCGTCGTTGATAGCTTATACGATGATTTCCGTAAACGCATTGTCGAAAAATTTGCAGATGCTAAATCTGGCGATCCGATGGATGATGCCTCTGATCTTGGTCCATTAGCCCGCAAAGATTTACAAGAAAAGTTGCATGAGCAAGTAGAAGACAGTGTGGCAAAAGGCGCAACGATTGCTGTTGGTGGTCAATTGCCAGAAGGTAAAGGCAGTTTTTATCCAGCCACTATCTTGGAGAATGTCGAAAAAGGCCAACCTGCCTATGATGACGAGTTATTTGGTCCTGTCGCCTCATTAATACGAGCCAAAGACCAAGATGATGCATTACGCATTGCCAATGACAGTCGCTACGGTTTGGGCGGTGCTATCTTCTCTAAAGACGAAGACAAAGCCATTCGCCTAGCGCGTGAAGAGTTTGATACGGGCATGGTCTACATCAATGGTTACGGTCTTGCAAATCCAGCGTTGCCATTTGGTGGAGTGAAAAACTCAGGTCATGGTCGCGAGCATGGCGGTTTTGGTATCAAAGAATTTGTAAATATTAAAGGGCTACATGTTCATAAAAGTCAATAA
- a CDS encoding LysR family transcriptional regulator — protein MNLQRVDLNLLVHLDVLLREKNVTRAAEQLGITQPAMSNILRRLRKLFNDPLLVRSSEGMTPTERALELQPRIREILADLTQVLEPRTEFRPYSTSRVFRIMTSDYAEATLVPKLVKALRSEAPNVILDFLTPSDVSYRDMEQGRVDLAINRFNEIPQSFHQVLVWRDTFSCLLSSDSPYAHRFNLKNYLKAQHVWVSKTGMGVGFGVNPEKSGGLGSIDQALQRLGQKRQISVFTRHYQMPAMLAANKDLVATLPTRVAKMQANNDSIMMVEPPFFIPEFELTMAWSPLLQHHPAHRWLRQLIMHVARQIVDEEENPPQEIPVMNHLF, from the coding sequence ATGAATTTGCAGCGGGTAGATTTAAATTTATTGGTACATCTAGATGTGTTGTTACGAGAAAAAAACGTCACTCGTGCAGCTGAGCAGCTTGGCATTACCCAACCTGCGATGAGTAATATTTTGCGCCGGCTGCGTAAGCTATTTAATGATCCGTTGCTGGTACGCTCATCCGAAGGCATGACGCCGACTGAACGCGCTTTGGAGTTACAGCCTCGTATCCGTGAAATACTGGCAGATTTGACACAAGTATTAGAGCCACGTACTGAGTTTCGCCCTTATAGTACCTCGCGCGTTTTTCGTATCATGACCTCAGACTATGCTGAAGCGACATTGGTACCAAAATTGGTCAAAGCATTGCGCTCAGAGGCACCAAATGTCATCTTGGATTTCTTGACGCCATCGGACGTCTCATATCGTGATATGGAGCAGGGGCGAGTGGATTTGGCGATCAACCGCTTTAATGAAATTCCGCAAAGTTTCCACCAAGTTTTGGTCTGGCGCGATACCTTTAGCTGCCTATTGTCCTCTGACAGTCCTTATGCTCATCGCTTTAATCTGAAAAATTATCTTAAGGCGCAGCACGTTTGGGTCTCTAAAACTGGTATGGGTGTAGGATTTGGTGTCAATCCAGAAAAATCTGGTGGCCTAGGTTCAATTGATCAAGCACTGCAACGTTTAGGTCAAAAACGTCAAATCAGTGTTTTTACCCGCCACTATCAAATGCCAGCCATGCTTGCAGCCAATAAAGATTTGGTTGCAACTTTGCCTACGCGTGTGGCAAAAATGCAAGCTAATAACGACAGTATCATGATGGTCGAGCCACCATTTTTTATCCCTGAATTTGAGCTAACGATGGCGTGGTCGCCTTTGTTGCAGCATCATCCCGCCCATCGTTGGTTGCGTCAGCTTATCATGCATGTGGCTCGTCAAATTGTTGACGAAGAAGAGAATCCACCACAAGAAATTCCTGTGATGAATCATTTGTTTTAA
- a CDS encoding AI-2E family transporter, producing the protein MMNQPIDPFFRRLFIVVAMVVGILLLYLMMPVIIPFVFAFVLAYLFNPLVKRLSKYIKRWVAIIIVYSTITLGMVLLLWWLIPTLWHQLQAAWEYLPKVLTWYNEVVREWFVNNSRINLPELESKGFSETLVEYMQTNYKFEDASTMMNQILVSSMNFINNAGLIVLVPILTFYFLFNWDQRLQTWKLAIPAAYSEKVIQIARECDLALMAFIKGQLLVMVLLGAIYAVQLQLIGLELGLIIGMVAGIASFVPYLGFGIGFIAAIIACLFQFGLNWTYLSLIVGAFLVGQAAEGYILQPLLLGDKIGLSPLWVIFAVLAGASLLGFVGMLIALPVSAVLNVLFRHLYIYYRSTDFYKGRKQLALFEKR; encoded by the coding sequence ATGATGAACCAACCAATAGATCCTTTTTTTCGGCGCTTATTTATTGTCGTTGCGATGGTGGTGGGTATATTGTTACTGTATTTGATGATGCCAGTCATTATACCGTTTGTCTTTGCTTTCGTACTGGCTTATTTGTTCAATCCGCTGGTCAAACGCTTATCGAAGTATATCAAACGCTGGGTGGCGATTATCATTGTCTATTCCACCATCACTTTAGGAATGGTGCTACTGCTTTGGTGGTTAATACCGACTTTGTGGCATCAGTTGCAAGCGGCGTGGGAGTATCTGCCTAAGGTCTTAACTTGGTATAATGAAGTCGTACGTGAATGGTTCGTTAACAACAGTCGTATCAATCTGCCAGAGTTGGAGTCTAAAGGGTTTTCTGAGACATTGGTTGAATACATGCAGACCAATTATAAGTTTGAAGATGCCAGTACCATGATGAACCAAATATTGGTGTCGAGCATGAACTTCATCAATAATGCTGGACTCATTGTGCTAGTACCGATTTTAACCTTTTATTTTTTGTTCAATTGGGATCAGCGTCTGCAGACATGGAAGCTGGCGATTCCCGCTGCGTATAGCGAAAAAGTCATTCAGATTGCTCGAGAGTGTGACCTTGCATTGATGGCATTTATCAAAGGTCAGCTATTGGTGATGGTCTTATTGGGCGCTATTTATGCGGTGCAATTACAGCTTATTGGGCTTGAGCTTGGGCTTATTATTGGTATGGTTGCCGGTATTGCTAGCTTTGTTCCTTATTTGGGTTTTGGCATTGGTTTTATCGCTGCCATTATCGCCTGCCTGTTCCAGTTTGGGCTAAATTGGACGTATTTGTCGCTGATTGTCGGAGCGTTTTTAGTTGGGCAAGCCGCCGAAGGTTATATCCTACAGCCGTTACTATTGGGTGATAAGATAGGTCTATCGCCGCTTTGGGTGATTTTTGCAGTATTGGCAGGCGCAAGCTTATTGGGTTTCGTTGGTATGCTCATCGCACTGCCAGTGTCTGCCGTGCTTAATGTACTGTTTCGCCATTTATACATCTACTATCGTTCGACTGATTTTTATAAAGGTCGTAAGCAATTGGCTTTGTTTGAGAAGAGATAA
- the purN gene encoding phosphoribosylglycinamide formyltransferase, which yields MLDSQKKIDNNPLRIAVLVSGSGSNLQVLIDAMQAGALPIEIVGVISNREDAYAVTRAKDADIPVAVLSHVASGKRMGIKTFETHASSQLASWQPDLIVLAGFMRVLSADFIDTAPAPMINLHPSLLPVYKGLDTHQRAIQAGERHHGCSIHVVTAELDAGTVLTQALLEIHQKDTANSLQARVQKLEHQLLPWTILLLAKGALSLDRAQAANQQSMSLPTLPLKLYLND from the coding sequence ATGTTAGACAGTCAAAAAAAAATTGATAATAACCCTTTACGGATTGCTGTACTGGTATCTGGTAGTGGTAGCAACTTGCAAGTACTGATAGATGCGATGCAAGCTGGCGCACTGCCAATTGAGATTGTTGGCGTCATTAGTAACCGTGAGGATGCTTATGCCGTCACCCGTGCAAAAGACGCTGACATTCCTGTGGCAGTATTGTCACATGTTGCTAGCGGCAAACGCATGGGAATCAAGACTTTTGAGACTCATGCCAGCAGCCAACTAGCATCATGGCAACCAGATCTCATTGTGTTAGCTGGTTTTATGCGTGTCTTGAGTGCAGATTTTATCGATACTGCACCAGCGCCGATGATTAATCTGCACCCCTCTTTGCTACCTGTCTATAAAGGCCTTGACACCCATCAGCGTGCGATACAAGCAGGTGAGCGACATCATGGCTGTAGTATTCATGTCGTCACTGCCGAGCTCGACGCGGGTACTGTTTTGACCCAAGCGCTGTTAGAGATACATCAAAAAGACACTGCCAATAGTTTGCAAGCACGCGTGCAAAAGCTTGAGCATCAATTGCTCCCTTGGACGATTTTATTATTGGCCAAAGGCGCACTCTCGCTAGACCGTGCTCAAGCAGCCAATCAACAAAGTATGTCTTTACCAACGTTACCGTTAAAACTATATTTGAACGACTGA